From Fusarium musae strain F31 chromosome 8, whole genome shotgun sequence:
AaacagcaacagcttccAGAGTGTCTTTGTCTTCGCAAAGCTCAACGGCCCGCTCATGACACTTGCCTTTGCTGAGATCAGCGGTATCTGCGGTGGCTTTGGCTACAATAGCAGCGTTCGCTTGCCTTCTGTAGACCAAGTCTCGGATTTTCCgttcatcaacagcagccgTCTGAGCAACAACGACAATGCTCAACAAGTCCTTATGGAGCTTGTCAGTCCCGCCGGCGGCGGGTGGTTCCAGCCACTTGACAACACCTACTGGGGTGCCATTGGCATGAAACTCTCTGCATTCCGTATGCTGAGCGtcgatgctgttgttgcAGTGCAGTTTGGTGACTCGGTGAAGCTGGGCATCTTCGCTGTAGCGACTTGTGATATTCCTTCAACCAACTCGCGACTTAAACTTGCCCATGCTGAGTTGGGTATCGCTGCTGTCTTGGACTTTGACTATggcttcctcaagatcgaGGCGCAGCTATCACCTCGCTCTTACATCCTTAGTCCCAACTGCCATTTGACTGGCGGGTTTGCCCTTTGCTACTGGTTCGATGCGCCTCTTGCCGATAGAGCCAGAATCGGAGACTTTGTCTACACCTTGGGCGGGTACCATCAAGCTTTCCACGTTCCTGTTGGCTACCCTAACCCCCCTCGGCTTGGTATTAGCTGGGACTTGGGCGGCGGCCTGTCGATCTCTGGAGAGGCATATTTCGCCATCACTACCAAGGCATGCATGGCTGGTGGACGTCTCCATGCTGCGTTTAAAGCAGGACCTCTCTCTGCTTGGTTTGATGCCTTCGCCAatttccttattaattaccgaCCCTTTTACTTTGACATGTCAGCTGGTGTCTCTGTCGGAGTCGGGTTCAGTATCGACTTCTGGTTTATCCACATTCGAATCTCAGTACAAATCGGTGCTGAGCTGTATCTCTGGGGACCACCTGTTGCTGGTCGCGTTCATGTTGACTTCTGGATCGTCGCTTTCGATATCAATTTTGGCAATCATCATCCCAAGATCGATCCAGTCAGCTTGTCAGACTTCTACGAGCTTGTACTCCAAGACTCGCCTGCATCTTCCTTTGCGTCTGCCACTTCCCTCATCACGGGCAAACAACAACAGGAACCCCTTGCAGCGTCGACATCTACCAAACCCAAGAACGAAGCACACAACTTCCTTGCTGAGTCTGGACTCCTGAACCCTGATGATCAGCCAGAGAAGGGACAAAACGACCCTTGGACCGTCCGGGCTGGCACATTTGTGTTTGTTGCGGAGTGCAAGATGGCCATAAACGGCGTTTCAACAAATAATAGTTGGGATCCAATCTTGCAGGGCAATGAAGTTTTCAGCAAGCCAATGGGTATGACAACGCCCATGTCTTCAATTCTACAGATCCAAATAGTCCATGAGGATGGAAGCAACCCTGAGGAGGATTGGCAATTCGAGAAATATACTCAGATGCTGCCGAGCGCTCTGTGGGCAAAATGTAAGTTTTGTGTATCCGCATCCGGATCTTTAGCTGACCCATTCTAGATGACCGCCGAACTGATCCACGCCAGAGTGGAAACAACGTCGCTGATttactcaacaccaacaatggTAGCCCATCTCTCATGACAGGCGTGAGAGTCACTGCGCCCAAGCCAACCATGTCTCCAGACCCATTTCCAGCCTACAAGGTTGCGGATGCAGACCTCCAGGAGCTAACTGCTGAACGGAGTTTCCCTGGTATGGTTACGGCTGAGGATGCATGGGCTCCAGTCAAGCCAAATGATGATGTCAAGCAGAGGTATGAAGACATTCATGATGCTTGGGTAAGTCCTGCAGTGGGAGAAAAGGGCCAGCAAGACTTTGTGGGCACCTTAGCTCAGAGTTTGGGATGGGGGGATATAAGCCATCTGAAGACCATTGCTGGAATTCCTGAGAGACTGAAGAGGGGTTTTATGAATATGTATGTCGCGTCTCCGTTGGTGACTGCTTGAGGTTATTGATGGAAGATTGCATGTGAGGTTCGAAATTGTAAGCTGGTAGCAGGTAGTAATGAATTCATGGTTTTTCTATACTAGTTCTGATAGGTGCATGCACCATTGCGGTCCTAAATTTGATGAATCGAAAGCCATCTAAATGTCACCAGAGTCTTGTATACATGAGGCCATTTGGAGTTCAAGTTGTGTGGCCTCACGCCTTTGACTCGGCTTAAGTCATATAGTAGAGCCGAAGGTTGTATGTAGTCGATCGAAGGATTTGAAGGTCAGTGGAGTTGTTTGTATTCTTTTCCAACGATGCTTTATACCACCGAGCCAGGCTCTGCGCTTCGACCTCATTATGCGCGACAGACTTAATACCAAAGCTCCAAGGCCGCCTTGGCAGTGATGCCCAAGAGCACAACGGAGCTTGCGGCAAAGGTGGGGAAGCGCAGAAGCAGGTTGTTGTACGAGACGTGAATGAGGCTGTGAATAACTCTCAGGCCGACATATCCCCACGCCAGGCGCACCATGGTCTTGTCCTTAACATTCAGCAGACTGAGTGCAAGCATAACAGCGTAGAACTGAGTAGGTTGCTCGAGCAGGTTGTTGTAATTGTCGGCGGGCCACTGCACAAATGCAGGCAGCTTCTCTGCTTTCTGCTTTTTAGCAGTCTCTGGGTCGAAGGAGACACCGTACTTGGAAAGAGCTGGAGTTCGACGCCAATACAGCAGGCCTTCCATGGCGAAGGTCCAGGTGCTAAGACCGACGAGAGGTCCAAGGAGAGGCAGCTGGGCAATAGAGggagacatgatgaatggtggACAGTGGTTTTGTAAATGCAGGAGCTGTGAGTGTCTCAGTAGAGTTGTACTGTGAAGAAAGCTGTAAatcgatgactttgatgaaaTGAATGATATAGTAGAATTAATCGACTTATATGATAATCGTATTGCTATGCGAATATAGCCATAAAATCGTAAGTGCCACTTAAGTCCGCTAAGTCCATCAAGTCCGTCGAGCTTAGTAACTCGTATAAGGAATTTTCGCACTGAAATTTGTAATCAGATTCAGCAAACTGACTCGAGCCAACTTGTGGGGTAAATATGGAACGTTTTCATCTCGGCTGTATCCGTAAGCGGATGCATACGGAGTACTAAGACAATGATTGGCGCAATTGTGAAGATCACCAATCAGGAAGTCCTCGGTTGCTTCAAAGTGGACTTATCTCATCAGTCTCGCCTTAACCTACAGATCAGGGTTTTCCAGTCTTTTAATGACGCAACAACATCTTCTGTGCGGCTTCCATGGACTAGCAGACTCCGCGGCCTATGGATATCTTTGGGCGCATGAGCTAAGAGTTGAATAGAATACATATTTGCTGCTGGCGTGTAGCGTAATGAGCATTAGAGCTGAGGATCTTTATGGCATCCCAACTCTCTCTTGTTTAACCGTCAGGTTGAGCTGCGCGAATATATCGCAATGTATGTTAAGACCCATCATATTATTCGATTCAATACTCAAATACAGACACTATGCTTGTGCTTATTCAACTGTAGTTAGGCTCCCTACTTGGCCctgccttctccttctctgctGATGTCGTACTCCCATGATGGTCTTTtgctccaagctcaaggtcatGACTGTGCAAAGACTCTCCTCTGCCTTCTATACTCCCAGATCCAGGTGCATGGGCTTCACACGGACCAAGCACATaagcatcttctccatggACTGCATCATCTCCCAGAAGAAGTTGCTCCTCTGTCATTCTGAGTGGAATTCGCAGCACATGCTTGATAAAGAGCATGATGAGGCTGGTCCACACAAGGTTCCAACCGATGATGAAGCATGCGCCCGCCATCTGGTATCCAAGCTGCATGCCGTTACCAGCGATGGCTCCTCCGGGATTTGTCAGACCAAAAGCTGCGCAGCCATCGACAGTAGCCCAAAGACCTGTACCAAAGCCTCCAACAACACCTGCCACCATGTGCGTGTGCATAACGCCAAGTGTGTCGTCAAAGTTGCGCTCCAGAAAggtcatcttcttggccaaAATATTCATGGTGAACCACGGGACGGAGCCGgaaccaacaccaagaagaatCGCTCCCCAGCCTGCGACGACGCCAGCAGCTGGCGTAATGGCGACAAGCCCAGTTATCATGCCCTGCACGGCTCCAATGACAGAAGGCTTCTTGAAGTATGCAATATCTAGCCCCGTCCAGACTAGAAGTGAGACGGCAGTGCATAGATTTGTGTTCAACACAGCAACTCCAGCGTCGGCAGAGGCTGCGTAAGGATCACCACCGTTGAAGCCGTTCCAACCGACCCAGAGGATACCCGCTCCGATGAGAACTGCTAGGATATTGCTCGGCCTGGCATCTGCACGATCACTGCTGAGTCGTGGCCCGATCCAGTAGCTACCGATGAATCCTGCCGTGCCTGACGAGAGATGGATGACATATCCTCCAGAATAGTCGATAACTCCAAGCTTGAACAGGAAACCTCCTCCCCAGATTGAATAAGCGCCAACAGTGTAACATAGAGTCAGCCATAGAGGAACATATATCATCCAGGCGTAGAAGTTCATTCGGCCGAGGAAAGCTCCAGCAGTGATGACCAACGTAATGGCGGCAAAGACGAATTGGAAGTATACCATGGTGGCCATAGGAAATTGTTGACCAACGCCAATGGAAGGGAGGTATGATTGCTTCAGCATCGTGTCAATGCCGAGAACATTCCCGGGCTTGGCAACGAATGGAAGCATATACTCTCCAAAGGAAGCCTTGTAACCCCAAAGAACCCAGCAGAGTAGCACCGAGGCGAATGCGTATAGGGCCATGAAGGCGCTGTTGATGGCCCATTTTCGTTTCATGATTCCGGCGTAGAGGACGAGGAGACCGGGGATCGACTGTAACGCGACGAGGGAAGCGGCTGTGAGTTGCCATGCATTATCACCTACGCAATGTCAGTCATTGGATCCGAACAAGAGGAGACTTCTCTCATGGGACTGTATCGAGACTGAGTACGTACCACTTCCAACACCGGCTTTCGGGTCTGGCGTCCACCAAACGACAGAtgacgctgctgctgcagccgAAGCCGTGGTTGTTGCCATAGCTTACGGGTATCAAGCACTGTAATGCGGACAAAGAGAGCAGAATCTTACGACTTCCCAGTACAGACTAGTGAAAGAGTCCTGAAGTAACGGGAATAATGTTTATGATCTTCAGGATCTGCAGGCAATGGCGTCTAGATGAAGTATTTATTCGACGTCTCATTAAACAATTAACTACGTGAGTTAGCTTTATCATAGTTTATATCCCGTATACGTCAATAGTTTGATACTGGGGATTTACGTAAATTGAAAGTTATCGAGATTGTCGATAGCTGTAGAGCGGAAGCGACGTGGGTTTGTGCCGAGTTGCCGCAACTGTGTGTGCGATGTTAAGCTTCCACCCAGAACAAGGTTATCGCAGCATTATGGTTGGTAAGTGCGCGTCACTCATCAGCCTCCGAAGGCTAGAACAGTTGTGTCTGTCATCTCCCAAGTTTTGTATGCTCGAGTCAAATCTGACATTTTACTCATCTGCTGAAGCCGATGATCCTTTCAAGGATTTGTTCCATGCAGATCTGCAGGCAAGTCAGATAGTAATGAGATTGCCCATGGGGAAGCGGCTTGGCAAAAGCTTGTCCCGGTCTAAATATAGATACATGATCAGACCAGTCGTCGTAAGTTGCTCAGcacctacggagtactctgTACCTTGTAAAGATATCTTATCACGGCTTGGACGGCAGCTACATCGCGGCTTTGGGAGAGTCTAGTCCAGAAGTTGATCAACATCACCCACATGCTGTGGCTTATAGACTGATAAGATACACTAAATGATATCTCAAGAGCCTGATAAGATATGGCTTTGATAGATGAATGGTATGTTATTTGGGGAGGAGGCAATCAGGCCACTAAAAGATGTTTGTCTTATCAGGCGCTAGTCCACACTCAGCCTTCCATAGCCGACATTGCCGAATCGTGATAGATATGTACCAAGAGTCAAATTGAGAATTTATTAAGAAATCCAAAATctctataattatttcttattgtttttattatttctattttcAACTCTTTATAAAATTCtactatattaatcttatttaaggcttagattattatagactattattttatataacttagtCTACTTGAAAATCGTATACCCGTTGGCTCGAGccgggggggggggccaACTAAGCAAGCTTAGTTGGGCACAAAACCGTGAGACAATCTTGATGACTAGTAAACTTAGTGTAAGTTTGTTAGTGTAATTTACAGGATATTATTTCCGGTTATTTCCATGCTCAATCTCCGGATAACATCAAAGGAGGTAAATTACACCAATCAAGATATGTCTCACGGTTTTGTGCGCGTCTCACGGTTTTGTGCCCAACTAAGCTTGCTTAGTTGGCCCCCCCCCGGCTCGAGCCAACGGGTATTAATATTGCTGACAGGGCCTAGAAAAAGGTTAGTGTCCGACGCTAGCTATAATTGTTTCTATAGATAGCAGTTCTTAtgtattacttttatagtaagtcAGTCAGGCTTGCTTAGCTGTGAATTAGCATGATATTAGTTGTCTAATGCTTCTGCCAGCTCTTCTGTTATCGCTTACCCT
This genomic window contains:
- a CDS encoding hypothetical protein (EggNog:ENOG41), yielding MSPSIAQLPLLGPLVGLSTWTFAMEGLLYWRRTPALSKYGVSFDPETAKKQKAEKLPAFVQWPADNYNNLLEQPTQFYAVMLALSLLNVKDKTMVRLAWGYVGLRVIHSLIHVSYNNLLLRFPTFAASSVVLLGITAKAALELWY